The DNA window TTTTTTACCTTCAATTTTATGACCAATAAACTGAAAAATCCATGTGATAACGAAGATTGTTAAGTAAATAAAAACTGGTTTTTCAAAAATTTCATTAATTATTGAAGTGCAATAAAACATTAACAAAACTATAAAGAACATTATTATTCCTATAGTCTTAGATAATCTAAAATAGAATATTGTTAAAAATATTATTGACGATATAGAAATTAAACTTAGAAATAAATCACCAAAATTCAAATGAGTTATTGTCCATTCTGTGTATTGAGAAGTATTATTTAATGTTTTAGTTGTTGCTGATCTAGGAATAAGACTGATAAATCCTACTATGGTAAAGAAAATTAAAGGAACACAAATCCAATGAATGAATTTATTGGTTTGGTTTTGGTGACTTTCTGCGTATTCTGCGAACAGTTGGTCTATTTTTCTCATA is part of the Cloacibacterium normanense genome and encodes:
- a CDS encoding Mpo1 family 2-hydroxy fatty acid dioxygenase, whose translation is MRKIDQLFAEYAESHQNQTNKFIHWICVPLIFFTIVGFISLIPRSATTKTLNNTSQYTEWTITHLNFGDLFLSLISISSIIFLTIFYFRLSKTIGIIMFFIVLLMFYCTSIINEIFEKPVFIYLTIFVITWIFQFIGHKIEGKKPSFLKDLQFLLIGPIWLLHFILKKIGIPY